From Spirosoma aerolatum, one genomic window encodes:
- a CDS encoding Sec-independent protein translocase subunit TatA/TatB, with product MISSIFAIMGLGGQEMIFIMLALILLFGAKKIPELARGLGTGIKEFKNATKDVREHIEDGLK from the coding sequence ATGATTTCAAGCATTTTTGCCATTATGGGTTTAGGCGGTCAGGAAATGATCTTTATTATGCTGGCATTAATCCTGCTGTTTGGTGCCAAAAAGATTCCCGAACTGGCCAGGGGCCTGGGTACGGGCATCAAAGAGTTTAAAAACGCCACCAAAGACGTTCGCGAGCATATTGAAGACGGCCTGAAATAG
- a CDS encoding bestrophin family protein: MNQSIFWIALAAYGLHILAEFFYDWRNWSTLFPVTYLDFTRVFIWLIIFMLTIDIVEEAGIWSIGLGCLIGFVFHVTHLNGLNRVNPFDGNPASVPLGSMVRTIKINVLQTFIHPRFHPFSKQ, translated from the coding sequence ATGAATCAATCTATATTCTGGATAGCCCTGGCGGCTTACGGCTTACACATTCTGGCGGAGTTTTTTTATGATTGGCGCAATTGGTCTACGCTATTTCCGGTGACGTATCTGGATTTTACCCGGGTGTTCATCTGGCTGATAATTTTTATGCTGACCATCGATATTGTCGAAGAAGCAGGCATTTGGTCGATTGGGCTAGGTTGTTTGATTGGGTTTGTCTTCCACGTCACGCATTTGAACGGGCTGAACCGGGTGAACCCCTTCGATGGCAATCCGGCCAGTGTCCCACTGGGTTCGATGGTGCGCACCATCAAAATTAACGTCTTGCAAACCTTCATTCATCCTCGATTCCATCCCTTTTCGAAGCAATAG
- a CDS encoding DUF2165 family protein — protein sequence MYSTNRLLRITKTVSVSAIGIQSFFIVLGNITDYDTNYLFVEHVLKMDTTFSNSRIHYRSLDNPIIFHACYVLIIGLEILMSVCCLRGGWLLIKHLKSDPITFHAAKNWAVLGLTIGILIWFLGFEVVGGEWFAMWQSTSWNGLNSAERMVSFQVLTLLLLHHRDA from the coding sequence ATGTATTCGACCAATCGTTTACTCCGTATTACCAAAACGGTTTCGGTAAGCGCCATCGGAATCCAATCGTTCTTCATTGTGTTGGGCAACATAACCGATTATGACACAAATTATCTGTTCGTTGAACACGTTCTAAAAATGGACACCACCTTTTCCAATAGTCGGATTCATTATCGCAGCCTTGACAATCCAATTATTTTTCATGCCTGTTACGTGCTGATCATCGGGCTGGAGATATTGATGAGTGTTTGTTGTCTGCGGGGAGGCTGGTTGTTGATTAAGCATTTAAAGAGCGATCCCATTACATTTCATGCGGCTAAGAACTGGGCCGTGTTAGGCCTTACCATCGGGATACTGATTTGGTTTCTGGGCTTCGAAGTAGTGGGTGGAGAATGGTTTGCCATGTGGCAAAGCACGAGCTGGAACGGCCTGAACAGTGCGGAACGAATGGTCAGTTTTCAAGTTCTGACCCTGCTTTTATTGCACCACCGCGATGCGTAA
- a CDS encoding insecticidal delta-endotoxin Cry8Ea1 family protein — protein MFLHSNLTTRRKFLERSLWGFGSAFVVPSLLASCTDHIIDPTNPNPPDVNPPLVGADDYDWNDQIKSLILLGLTTAVPEGGEILGFFVETFWPSSGDDVWSQVREQVEALIDEKIADDVYGRVSANLDGLKNVIINYTNAINNQGDIKTNWVDLRNDFSLYQPNFQQTGDEVLLLPLFAHFANMYLATLRDAVIHGSEWGMAPGDVAQAQSDLTQKITEFTTYTANWYSSHASDLLSKTPENNNTNQPFFAVNTYERQMTLSVLHFMDTWQYYDISRFPNGAVDSSGTPINLFYREIYSDPYGNTRNGNGGPTGHPLTLPQQAATQRPTQITVWSGSRIDAVQLTYPANGGPGGVTQTPRMGDPIGGSNAGNTFTNSPDNPIIQAQVSYDYYEKNVNNQSQAIGTMFFTFSDKTNTHQMGSSVGYYKSGVVGYTNHALSSIYSPGYNTQYGNSANCIVFGFMYWLSPTATLGALRSNYVTNPIERSLADFAKAFPKLAIPAGLISEELKAARKAHWASIKARAKK, from the coding sequence ATGTTTTTACACTCGAATTTAACGACGCGCCGAAAATTTCTGGAACGCTCCTTGTGGGGCTTTGGCAGTGCCTTTGTAGTACCCAGCCTACTGGCCAGCTGCACCGACCACATTATTGACCCTACCAACCCCAATCCGCCAGACGTTAATCCACCTTTAGTAGGCGCTGATGATTATGATTGGAATGACCAAATAAAATCACTCATCCTCCTTGGACTTACCACAGCGGTCCCCGAAGGCGGTGAAATCCTTGGCTTTTTTGTTGAAACCTTTTGGCCCAGCTCAGGCGATGACGTATGGAGCCAAGTCAGGGAACAGGTAGAAGCATTAATCGACGAAAAAATCGCTGATGATGTCTACGGCAGGGTATCAGCAAATCTGGATGGCTTGAAAAACGTTATTATCAATTATACGAATGCAATTAATAACCAGGGTGATATCAAAACGAATTGGGTCGATTTAAGAAATGATTTTTCTCTATATCAGCCTAATTTTCAACAAACAGGGGACGAGGTGCTGCTATTGCCTTTGTTTGCTCATTTTGCCAACATGTACCTGGCCACATTACGTGATGCAGTAATACATGGGAGTGAGTGGGGTATGGCTCCTGGAGACGTGGCGCAAGCACAGTCAGACTTGACTCAGAAGATCACTGAGTTTACTACCTACACCGCAAATTGGTATTCGAGCCATGCATCTGACCTGTTGTCAAAGACACCGGAAAATAACAATACAAACCAGCCTTTTTTTGCAGTTAATACGTATGAACGCCAGATGACGTTATCGGTACTGCACTTTATGGATACCTGGCAGTATTATGATATCAGCCGATTCCCGAATGGAGCGGTAGACTCTTCTGGAACGCCGATAAACCTGTTTTACCGTGAAATTTACTCGGACCCGTATGGCAATACCCGTAATGGTAATGGTGGACCCACCGGTCACCCCCTAACTTTACCGCAACAGGCGGCTACCCAGCGCCCTACTCAAATAACCGTATGGAGTGGCAGTCGAATTGATGCGGTTCAGCTCACCTATCCAGCGAATGGTGGACCCGGGGGGGTTACCCAAACGCCCCGAATGGGTGATCCAATTGGGGGCTCTAATGCGGGCAACACCTTTACTAATTCGCCCGACAATCCGATCATCCAGGCTCAGGTATCCTATGACTATTATGAAAAAAATGTTAATAACCAGAGCCAGGCCATTGGTACAATGTTCTTCACGTTTAGCGATAAGACAAATACACATCAGATGGGCTCATCCGTGGGATATTACAAATCGGGTGTGGTCGGTTATACGAATCATGCTTTGTCTAGTATTTACAGTCCCGGCTACAATACTCAATATGGTAATAGTGCAAATTGCATCGTGTTTGGTTTTATGTACTGGCTATCGCCAACCGCCACGTTGGGCGCGCTTCGTTCCAATTATGTAACAAACCCTATAGAACGTTCGTTGGCTGATTTTGCCAAAGCCTTCCCCAAACTGGCTATTCCGGCGGGTCTGATCTCAGAAGAATTAAAGGCGGCTCGCAAGGCGCACTGGGCGTCGATCAAAGCGCGCGCCAAAAAATAG
- a CDS encoding MliC family protein: MKSIIFLLSIALSGGLYACQSSQKTVKQSSTQTTAKQPIADSIVRDTVTNSQGVKLAMAYDNAKHTATFVLNGTEIKLKQDTTASGIKYSNSEYEYTEHQGKMTLKKGNEILFHNQ, translated from the coding sequence ATGAAATCAATCATATTCCTCCTGAGTATAGCGCTTAGTGGAGGGCTTTATGCCTGCCAATCCTCTCAGAAAACGGTCAAGCAATCGTCAACGCAGACCACTGCTAAGCAGCCGATTGCCGATTCGATTGTCCGAGACACCGTCACCAATAGCCAGGGTGTCAAACTGGCGATGGCTTACGACAACGCCAAACACACCGCTACGTTTGTACTGAATGGTACAGAAATTAAGCTAAAGCAGGACACCACGGCTTCAGGCATAAAATACAGCAATTCTGAGTACGAATACACCGAACATCAGGGTAAAATGACGCTCAAAAAAGGGAATGAAATCCTCTTTCATAATCAATAG